From the genome of Solanum stenotomum isolate F172 chromosome 5, ASM1918654v1, whole genome shotgun sequence:
TATACCTAAGATTAAATAAGATAAAACAAACTTACTAGTAATATAATTGAAATCACATGGAATTATTGCCTCTTCTTGATTCTTTTTTCCAGTCAATGTACCATGCCCactaaaatgaaaatacaaaatatccCCTTGTTCAGCTTCATCAACCATTTTATTAAGTGCTTTCTTGATATTAATTCCAGTAGGCATAATAGGACTGCCTGATTTATCCATGAGCAATTCAATGTGCTGTGAATCGAACCCGAATCGATTCACTAGCACATCTCTCATGGCTAAAACATCGTTGTGACATCCATGTAACCTGTACCAGCAACAAAGTCAGAAATTTCGTTAAACTATTCAAAGTTTAGTATATAGGTAATAAAAGTCAATATTTATCTACATATATCAATGGCAGAGCTAGAAATTCAAATAAGAGATTATTTATGccgaaaaaattattattttttacatataccaataatttttcaatgaagGAGGTTCAACTTGCACCCCTATGGGCTATGTCTATGCTCTTgacatatacaatataattttctatataCTCGATATAGTTTTTTTACGAAGGATGTTCAACTGATCGACTCTTCATATGGACTACGTCTAACCTGTAAGGTGTATTTTCGTAGTTGCAACCAACTAGAACTGCTAATTTTTTACCaactttttccatttttttcaaaaaataaatgaatgtaAGATTTCTctttgtttgtatatatttatcaatgttGATGTGTTTTTAAtctgtggtttaatttaattggaGTTCAAATTTATAGAGaatgttttatttgttattgcTTGTAAGTTTCATTTCTTGAAGTCATTATTAATTGCTTATAAGGTACCATTGTTTGGTTTTTACTTTAAGAAATTAGAGGAATTAAGCAAATATTATTTGGTTCACACGattaatttttctctttttttcctcttttaaaTTAAAGGTTTTgttagatatgaaaaaaaaatagttttattttgattGGCGCACGCAATGATAAAAGATGTTTCCTCGATGACCGCGAGTTCAAGCTGTGAAATCTACCTCATGCACAATGAGAGATATTAACGCAGCCTTTGAGTAATCTAAACCTATCGAAAGAGAGTCGTGGCAAAAGTTGTTGTTTTTGTGTTTAACCAGAAGGTTACGGGTTCAAGCTGCGAAAACTAAATTACCTctgatataaatataaaataaaattacgtaTAATAGACACATTATGATCCGACTAATAAAAGTGTGCCAATTAGGAtaaagtgagtttttttttttttttgatgggGACATGAAACTGCATGTTTTCTTACACGTAACATCTAAATCAATTAGAGAAATTTCTTAGAAATCACTTTAGTAAGCAGCAATTTCATATATAGTATTAATTAAAACCTCTTATTAGTGGTTTGATTTGATGTGTAAGCATCATATGGTATTTACgtgacaattattttatttagtttttggcTTTTTAAGTCTTGATATGGAAATGTGTTACTTCAAAGCAAAGAAATACATATGGAGAGCTACCAATGGTGGAATCGACGAGTCGTAACTCGTAAGTACTTATTCATCCTTAAACAAAAATCTCGGATTCGTCTTGATTAGGAAGTGTTTTACCCCAATATAGGATTTTCCGATGCAAATCTGAATTTAATTAGGTTCCTATGTAGATACTGACAAGTATTGTGGTGGAGTTTTAAGTACCCTTTCTTTCATATATCCTTAACAATCTTGGGTTCGAATCTTTACgaagtcgcctttgttaggaaGTGTTTCCCCCTAATGTGGGACTTTCCGATGCGAATTCAGATTTAATCGAGCTCCAACATGAATACTGAACACCAAAtgtgaaaccaaaaaaaatacatatggAGAGGAAGTTAAGAAATCATTAGATAATTGTCGAGAGTAGTCTTATTTGAGTCCATAGGAGCACAACACAAGTTTCTAGCTTGATTCTTCAAATGCTACACATAGATTATAAGGTTCTTTTAGCACACATATATGATAGGATGAAATCTGGAATTCGTCTCGACGTCCATTTATCCAGGTGGCCAGTTCATCTGTCGTCCCCCAAGAAGGTGAAGGTGAAGATGGTAAACAGATTGGCCTGAAAACAACGATTTTcgagttaatatacatataaaatggAACTACAATAACTGGAAACAACGGGAGCAAAGAAGTTACATACATCCATCAGGCCCATCGTTGATCACGAGTCTGAATCCATTCTCTAGAAGACCTTCCTGTTTGGCTACAAGCTTTGCTGTGTAGAGAAGTCGACCAAAAACATCACAGTTCTTTTCTTCAGCCTGAAAATAGAAATTCAAAACAAGAGGTTTCCATATTATAAAGTAGCATAGAGCCAATAGTACTCAAATCTTTCAAGAGATTCCCAGTTATGAAGGACGAAGGACATTGTTCTATGTAATCTAGACAAGTGTTCGTTCAGGAAACCAAAATTTGTTATTCTCTATTCTCAATAAATAAACTAGTGAGCGAAAAGAAAGACGAAAGAATGGAAGATAATCAAACCCTCAGCCGCTAAATAGTAGCTTCGCGGAATGCTGAGTGTGTTAACCAGCTCAGTGCTAAAGCTAACTTCTAAAATCTTGCATCTCCTTTTTCTCGTCTTCATTTGATCAGGCAAACCAAGGATCATATTAAAGAGCAGTACGTGAAAAAAGTAAACATTTAGACTTCAAATCAACAAGTTCGGTGAAGCAATCGCTTCAAAGCATCACCAATATTCTTGTTTCTTATATATTCATGACTCATATTCTTATAGCAAAGGCAGTGCTTCATTGCGCTTCTTGTGAGCAGGCTATCAACAAGGATGAGGGACATACTTAAAAAATCGTGCCTATTAATAAGAGAGAGAAAACTACCTAACTCATTTAATGGTTTAGGACCACAACCCCAAATTAGTCGGAAAATGAGTGAGAAAGAacgcaacaacaacatacctagtatAGCCCCACAAAGAAAGAAATGCGTAAATTGTACAGAGCCTACACATGTTACAGTACAatgcaagaaaagaaagagagcaagaaacaagaaataaagaatgaagaacACCAAAAGAAACAACTGATTTACTAAAGAACacagaaacaaacaaaacatgGAGAACTCCCTACACCTAGTGTAGCTCCATGGAGTGTTGCGAGTCTACGAGCAGCAATGAGCTAAAGCTAGTTTCTAAGTGTCACCTCTAAGCTAATAAATTACCAAAGCTAGCCTCCAAGTGTCACCATTTTATACTTCACTAAAGGAACTGCACCTCATATATTCTGAAGCACAAATACAGGAATTACTGTACCTCTTGTGTGCAACGTTTTAACAACTATGAGCTCGTACAAAAGCTTGTTCATACTCTTtcagaaagaaaacaaaataccTTGGAAAGTCCGGTTAAGCCATCCCTGACCTTGGGAATAAGCAATATGTGCACAGGAGCTTGGGGATTTATGTCTCTGAAAGCTAAAACCTGGCAAGAAAATGACAGAAAcaaatatgaaatacattatacaTCAAAAGAATCAGCCGACATGAAAGCTTAAAGACTTGGGCATATTGATGCACGATATCAAAATACACATACCATAAGCAGTGGATAAAGAACTGACAGCgccccaaaaaaaaatcatgcttCGTCGAGTAATTTGAACTTTTAGTAAAACAACAGCACCAAATTACACGATCGTTGCTAACATCCGGATACTGCTAAAAAAGCAAATAGCCTATTCCCTATTCCCCATGTAATCCAAAATACCAGTTCAGAAAATCATACGGAAAAGAAACATGCTTTACATCTCATGGAAGCGTGAACCATTTGTATGATAACCATTTGTCATTTACTTCTAGACCTAACAAAAAACCAAGTGGTGTCCACTCCTACCTCCTCAGGATACCTACATTTTCCCACGAGCACTTCTCTTTCTTGATGTAAAATTGAGTAGTTGGAAGATTTTACATAGATTCTCGTGCTCCTCCACGGTATTACTATACAGGTACCAAAACGCACAACAACATACCCGGTGAAAAATTCCACAAGTGAGGTTCACGGAAGGCAGTGTGTCCGcagccttacccctacctcatgAAGGTAGAGAGGCTATTTCTGATACTCTATACAAACCAAATACAGTAGCAAAGAAGTCAAGCTAAAAACAACGAAAAAGAGAACAATAGCAACGCCAAAAAAACACGATAATCAAAGCAAATCAAACATCAGGTGAAACCAAAACACTTAAACAGAACGAAAAATTCCAGTACAAAACATTCTCCTCCAAACCAATCTCACCCTAATACACAAAAACTGCACATAAAGGTTTAAACTTTATACCTCAAACAAATACAAGACaaaaaattaaacacataaCAAGCACACATACCTTGTCATCCTCAAATACAATATCTGCTGGGATTTCCTTGTTAATGATCTTGTCAAATCTGAAAatcaagattcaatttttaagaaACCCCATTACAAAAACAGAGCTAATTacacataaaattgaaaaatagacAGAAAAATGCATACATAGTAGGAGAATCTGACTGAAAATCAAGAATCAATTTTTAAGAATCCCCATTACAAAAACAGAGctaattaaacataaaattgaaagataaaCAGAAAAATGCATACATGGTAGAAGAATCTGATGAAAatcaagattcaattttttaaagcCCCATTACAAAAACAGAgctaattaaacataaaaatggaaaatatgaATAGAAATGCATACATGGTAGGAGAATCTGAGGGAACAGCAAGAAGAGCAGCTTCTTTCTCAGAAGCCATGGCTGACTTCTTCTGATGAGTGAAGTGTGAAGTGAGTATTTGGAGTCTGCTCCTATTGGGGTTTTCTTCACTCATATTGTTAACTTCTTTATTGCTTTGTGGGTATAACAACTTATATTAGTCAACAGATTAGTACtataattttctcatatttatgATTAGATATACCAAGTTTTTGTTTGTACaatacaagaaaatattatccTGGAAAGTAGTGTGTGCAGATGTAGATGAAGATGAAGTGTGTAAAAAGATATCATCAATGTTGAACAACACTTAAGAAACTTATTTTTCAACATCCTcgatgaattatttttaaaaaatttctttctgcgtaaaaaatattttttgaacaaactgaacatatgaaaatgttttcctccacAAATTGATACCTTTGACCTTTCAACATATACTAGTAGAGGGGACACACATATTTTTTAtggaaatttaatttaatatgtgaTTTTAGTGTGAATAATTTcacttaacttatttattttataaaaatcaaCCTTTCTTACTGATCAACTAACCATTAGGCCTAACACTTCATTAGAATCGATAAATAGTTATTTATTCTTAGTTagagattttgaatttaaattttgttggtATACTAGGTGAAAAGAATATTGCAACAAGTGAAGATATTTGGATATTGATGAGTTTGTTTGAtgtttgtaaatattatatacaaTACTAGGACTTAGAATCTAGTAGCTCATTGATCAACAGTAGTAGTAATTTGGAAAAAACAAAACTTTGTATTTCTATTATATCAAGAGCTAGATTATTAGCGATGAATTCGAATAAACTTAGTAATTTTTAATTggaacatatatttatattagaaatttGATAATTAAGATGAGTTGTGAATTCAATTGTAATGACCCAGACccgaaaagtcatttttttttataattttgaatagtcatttaacaatagttaattaatttgcgggtaatttatttattattaataataataggcCAAgtctgaaatattaaaataagttactaggtttattacttttaatacatattattttatttagtaaaaagaataagaaaggaGTCTGGCAATAATTAACCTACGGCTTCAACATGGAGGCAGTTGGTGCCGCAAGAAAATTGTTTCGTGCTTGAGGTAAGCCTCAACTTCAACTTTTATTATTTGTAGTAATTCTAGGATAGATAGTATACATTAGTATAATTATATATCTTTGAGAGAAAGTCTAAATTTTAGTTATTGTTGTTGGAAATTTCGGCTAGAAATAATGGTaagtatattatatttaagaatTATGTAATGGCGATATCATTTAATGAATCTAATGATCTAATGATGGGTTAATCACTTGAGACTagatttttgaataatataggCAAGTTTGTGCATATTGACTCGTTactgttattattttattattattataattgaatGTGAAACGAGTTGAAAGTTTGATTGTTGTAAATTAACTTCTACCACTTTATGTACGTATGTTTGGAATTGGAAGGGAATGCATCAGTGGCCAATCATTATGTAATGATGGCCACATGAttgttaaattaattatgataatcAACTAatggttttggttttgaaattTTAGGTCGTATGTTGTAGTTAAGTTTAGTGGTTATGACATTAATTTTTGGTTTcacaattttcttataattatcACATATGATTCAAGCTTTGAAATATTGAGacatgtaattaaatattaggtgcaTGATATCATATGAATAccattatatttatgatatttggagAAATTGGAACTTAACCATAGGCTTGAAATTCAGAAAACatgagagttgacatgttaattggCACCAAGATtaagaacttgattataaattgagtgagtttttgggtctaggccaGACCTATAGTAATCTGAGTGTggttagtttcgaaatcttattgtaattattaatgtgaatagattgctttgagttggaagttcaaCGAAAGGAAAGACTCAAGTCTTggagtgattgttcgactatttgaggcaagtgaatttctaaactcttgttaagtgtatggaattcatgtatttccttgtaatatgtgtttagggtaacgaggcttggtgatgggttgacttgtccacattgattaattctaatgatgaaaaagggataataaaaggcaatgtgatcaattgtttgtgtgatgtgttgagaattgtttgaaaggtttgttgaatcattgttgatgttgtatcctgattgtcttgttgtgaattgtgcaatgttatgaaaatgggcatctctttattatttgtgtgaacatgtcatttgcattgttctgagacatggttgtgacaagtgttatgtgcattgagaaagaataagaaaataaagaggatgtaccatttcgagggacgtatcgcgcgccgcgatggatactatatttcgagggacgtgtcgcgcgccgcgacggatactatatttcgagggacgtatcgcgcgccgcgatggttactattatcgagggtcgtatcgcgcgccgcgatggatgcatggacagatatgtcccccatgggtcccggactgagaggcagcgggtgtgtatcattaggtcagacatgcatcactatacttgacattgcatttcactgcattgcacttctttattattggtgtaacttgatcttgtgtgttgctgatcttgtgagtgcctttctatgaaacttgtgactgatgaatattgggcttattgttgaagatatgcaattgttagagtgttgttgttgagaatatgaaactattgttgttgttgaggatatgaaattgttagagtgttgtgttgagctatgtgctttgtaaattgtgaactgttaggttggactggttttatacagattgtagttgtgaaggttcggttggggtgtaaggagtacttgtattctatccccttagctcgtgtttagaggtttacttgctgagtaccgtgtggtttggtactcaccccttgcttctacaaatttttgtaggttacgagcctggatttttgtggtacttgtcattctcttcttttccaaggcttttgggagatttgtgaggtggttgtttgtcttctcagcgatccttcttactcctgtttatgattt
Proteins encoded in this window:
- the LOC125864730 gene encoding 14 kDa zinc-binding protein; translated protein: MSEENPNRSRLQILTSHFTHQKKSAMASEKEAALLAVPSDSPTIFDKIINKEIPADIVFEDDKVLAFRDINPQAPVHILLIPKVRDGLTGLSKAEEKNCDVFGRLLYTAKLVAKQEGLLENGFRLVINDGPDGCQSVYHLHLHLLGGRQMNWPPG